aaggAGTATATTGTGTGTGTCCGTGTTGCATAGGCAATCGAGATGGGCAGACACGACTCATAAAGGAAGGCACTAATGTGGAGGCGTACCAGTGGAGCATGAGTGATGGACGCTGGGTGAAGATTGGAGATGTGGTGGGAGGGTCATCCAAGGACAGCTCTAAGAAAGTCATGTATGAGGGCAAGGTAAGAAACCATACAAAAGCCATATTACAGTTGCACATACTGGATACTTTCGAGAATTCTCCATGTCAGCTGGGTGGTAACTTAAAGTAGGATTTCCTTTTTATCAAAACTTGAATGCACAGATTTAAAGGTGCTATAGAACGCATTTGGTGACAAAAGCCTGTTggttagcgttagcttttagcctagcacggatACCCGCTCACTTCCCAAGCTTTTGCTCTGAGttctgcggacactggcacTGCAAAAGCCGCAGTCACGAGACCTGGTTCATGAGGcattttttgtctgtttgttaaGAGTGTGCTGCACAGCATTTGTGCTCATTCCTAATTGTTCACATTGTTCTGTTGCCATTTCTGACAAAATGTATGATTTATTTCCACAATAATGCCAAACCCTTATGTCCGGAATAGATACTGAACATTATTAATGCTTTTCCCAttattctctcctctcttcaggAATATGATTTTGTTTTTACCATCGATGTGAATGAGGGTGGGCCTTCAATGAAGCTTCCCTATAATGTGGCCGATGACCCCTGGCTGGCAGCACACAACTTCCTCCAGAAGAATGACCTGAACCCCATGTTCCTGGACCAAGTGGCCAACTTCATCATTGAGAACACTAAAGGCCACACCCTTGGGCCAGCTCCTGTCTCTGCTGTAGACCCATTCACAGGCAAGTAGCCTAGTGGCACTATTTCTGGACATTTAGTAGTCTAGACAGTAAATTCAGGAACTCTGGAAATGTAACTAGAATTTGGTCTTATTTCAGGTTCAGGACGGTATATCCCTGGGTCAGcagacggaagacaaggcttTGGAGCTGACCCTTTCACTGGTAAGcatcataataatcatactCCATCATTCAGTTTACGGCAAAGTAGtgtgttaaaaatgttatgtcTTAAATTTGGTAGGTGCTGGACGATACATACCTGGATCAGGATCCACAGACACAACACCAGCTGGTGTAGCTGATCCCTTTACAGGTATGACCACTTGCCACATTGTGTGCACAAAGTTACACACCTGCTTaaacataatacacacacaaaaccgtCTCCTCTGTGTCTTTAGGTAGAAATGCCTACTCTTCTGCTGCTCTCCAGAAATCTGTCACAAATATTTACTTCCCCAAAACTGATGGAGTTATGTTTGAACAGGCCAATCCTACACAGATTCTTGGTAAGTCAAGTGCCCCAAAAGAAGTGATCATTAGCTAAATGCTTAATACATGGCAAATTGATGAATATCTCATCAATGTATCAATATTATTACAGAtttcttaatgtttttttttgggtgtcCCTTATTCCTAAATATCTTGTATGCATGTATATTAGCTAAGCTGCGGGAGCTGAATGCCAGTGCTCCAGAGGATCACAGGCTAAACGACACGGTTCTGGACAACCTAGAAAAGCTACTGCTCATCACTTCAGATTTTAAGAGCCAGGATCATCCCACAGCAGATCAGATTAGCATCCTCTGGAGGACCAGCCACTGGCCTGAAGGTACAGCTCAAACACACATTAGTGTTCACAAGAGCAGATATGATTATACTCTTGAATGAATTGTCATGTGTGGGCAGTCTCATATTAAATGATGTTGTAACTGTCCACAGACATTGTTTTCCCTGTGCTGGACATTCTGCGCCTGGCTGTGCGGCACCCTGAAGTCAATGCACAGCTCTGTGGAGGTACAGAGGGAGCCAGTCTATGCAACCACCTGCTGGGCCTCATGTCACCACAGGGCCGACCAGCTAACCAAATGCTGGCTCTGCGCACCTTCTGCAATTGCTTCTCTGAATCCCATGGTCGCTCTCTCCTCCTGAGCCAACGTGAAGCTGTGTTGTCCCGGGCTTCGGACCTCCGTTTTGTCTGCAACAAAAACATCCACGTAGCGCTAGCCACTTTGGTGCTTAACTATGCAGGCCTACTGTATGGTCGACCATCCGAGATTGAAGCCAAAGCCCAGTGCTTGTCAGTTGCTAGTAGTGCTTTGGAAGTGGTGCAGGACAAGGAGGCTGTCTTCAGGCTGCTGGTTGCACTTGGGACTACAGTGGCTGGGGACGGCACAGCCAAAGACCTAGCACGTTCACTAGGCGTCAATTCTCAGATCACAAAGTACGCTAGCGTATCTGATCCGGCAAAAGTGGGCGAGTGCTGTCGACTAGTGTTGGATGAACTGCAGTGATAACGCAAAGAAACTGAGCTGAGTGCTGTCAAAGACCTCACAAATCATCATACAGCTCCCTTACATGATTATCACCTGTTCCCACCGCCCACCACCCCCAAATGCATAGTTTCTATTTAACTTGGTCTGATTTCTGGTGATGAAGGATGTGCATGATGTGAATAAACACTGATGTATTAAACACTGATGTTTCCTAAAGAAGAGTTACATGATTCTTATCACACTTTTACATTAGATTTCATATCTGTCCAAAAACCTTagatctccatttttgcagtttttgctattttttttttaaacagattttCATTGAAAGACATTTTTCGaccttctgctgtaaagttgccaatttGCAGATGTGAGATTTCCACGTGAGAGTGATGATTTACTGTTATTGTCATGataaatttatcacaatatgcttttttgAGCCTTAGTGTGTAAAGAATAGTGACCAGCTATTTCTGTTTCATTATAGAGAAAGCATAATCTTGGTTAAATGTtgaataaaataatgttttcatGGTATTTTTAAAATGATCCCAACCAAAAAAACTAATTACATATCCTGTATTGTCAATATTTCTTGAAGTATTATATTGGGAATTATTCATTCATCAGTAGTGCTGGGCAATTTGACCTCAACTCGATATCatgattaattgaacattttatcTTAATTGCGATTAATGAACAATTCTATAAGCTGCtcgagttgctcagttggctctgCCTTCAAGTTCTCCTGCATGCTGCTTTCATGTTGCAGACTGGACAGGGTTGAGCCATATGACTTCAACacttctaagttcagccatgctgtgttctcttcactggcttccagattcaaaaccctgatgctggcctacgaAGCCAATAAtagaccagcccctctgtacttgacagtggtcaaaagctaatcagtaccaagagccctttgagcttcaagtataGCTttgcttgacccgccatcccttaaagtccacggaagacaagcatccaggcttttttctgtcctggcaccaaagtggtggaacggcagagtcgcttgtTGTCTTCCAACGCAGGCTGAATACCcacttccaagagtacttggccaaagtgtagtgtcgagtgtggtctccatactgacttttgtatttagcagCATCTAAGCTTGTAGGTATTTTCTGGATCTTACCTTTACAAGCCTTTAGCCGGGGTGCCTTAAAGGTAAAAATAAATTGACACATCAAAATAAGCTAAATGATGAACATGGGCAAGATTCTGTTCAATTACAGATTCTGAATGTCAGTTTTGATTAATTTTTGATTAATTGTCCAGCCCTACATAATCATAAATAAGAACAgtgatttttcttcttaaacTTTATTCCTCAAACACTTTGCATATGCAGTTAACCCCAGGTTAGGTCATACTTGTCCACAAATGTTTAATCTACATGTAATATTTAGCTAAATAAAACTCAGCCGTTTAACCACGTCAATGGTAGGGAAGTAGCCGTAGTTTGTCAAGGATGCTACTACTGTCACATTATTTGCAAAACCCCACAGATTTCATGCAACCTGCTtactctaaataataataatacaaggaGCTTCTAAATAAATAGTGTCAAAAAAAAGTGGTAAAGCCTTCATTTAAACATGTGGAGCATCGTCACATTAATGGATGAAAGGGAATGTTTCACTAGCTTTGTAAACAACTCGTCAATTTATCAGACTTgatcatgtaaatcactggaCCTCAGATTAACCAGAAGCCTATAATTTGTGAGTGCCAAGCATACCACACAGAATTTGTCATCTGCTTTTTAACACTAGATATTAGTGAAATTTAAATGAAC
This portion of the Salminus brasiliensis chromosome 9, fSalBra1.hap2, whole genome shotgun sequence genome encodes:
- the plaa gene encoding phospholipase A-2-activating protein, which codes for MASPNTYRLSCSIPGHEMDVRGLAATAFPEGAFVSVSRDRTARVWAPNSSETSGYKELHCMNGHTNFVSCVCIIAPNETYPRGLIATGGNDNIICVFSLDRPDPMFTLTGHKNTVCALSAGKFGTLLSGSWDTTAKVWLSDKCMMTLQGHTAAVWAVVILPEQGLMLTGSADKTVKLWKAGRCERTYSGHEDCVRGLAVVSDVEFLSCSNDGSIRRWMVTGECVQVYHSHTNYIYCLSVFANGQDFVSTGEDRTVRIWKKGECTQTIRLPAQSVWCCCVLPNGDIAVGASDGIIRVFTESDERVASAQDLQAFEDELSKATIDPKTGDLGDIKMEDLPGREHLNEPGNRDGQTRLIKEGTNVEAYQWSMSDGRWVKIGDVVGGSSKDSSKKVMYEGKEYDFVFTIDVNEGGPSMKLPYNVADDPWLAAHNFLQKNDLNPMFLDQVANFIIENTKGHTLGPAPVSAVDPFTGSGRYIPGSADGRQGFGADPFTGAGRYIPGSGSTDTTPAGVADPFTGRNAYSSAALQKSVTNIYFPKTDGVMFEQANPTQILAKLRELNASAPEDHRLNDTVLDNLEKLLLITSDFKSQDHPTADQISILWRTSHWPEDIVFPVLDILRLAVRHPEVNAQLCGGTEGASLCNHLLGLMSPQGRPANQMLALRTFCNCFSESHGRSLLLSQREAVLSRASDLRFVCNKNIHVALATLVLNYAGLLYGRPSEIEAKAQCLSVASSALEVVQDKEAVFRLLVALGTTVAGDGTAKDLARSLGVNSQITKYASVSDPAKVGECCRLVLDELQ